The DNA segment TAGGCATTAAGTGATGAATTTCTTGCCATATAGAAGAACCGCCAACGCCAGAATCGAAAATACCAATGGGACTGTTTTTGTTCATATATGTAAAAATAAAAACTGCCTACATATATGTAGGCAGTTTTATAATTTTTTTTAGGAGTAATTAGTATTACTTAAATTCCTAATTCTTTTTTAACATCTATCATAAGGTCTTTACCGTCGGCTAATAGTATACCACTACCCGTTGTAGAATCCATTACGTATTGAAATCCTTGAGCACGGCCTACTTTTTGAATTGCAGCACGTGCTTTCTCTAATACTGGCTTTAAGATATCCTCTTGTTTTTTCTGAAGATCTTGCATGGCTTGTTGTCTGTATGACTGTATGTTTGATTGCATACCTTGAACTTCTTGAAAACGTTTTTCGTTCTCCTCATCTGTTTTAGTAGCAGCTTCTTGGTCGTACTGAGTCATTTTTGTCTGAAGTTCTTTCGCCATTGCCTTAATCTCGGTATCGTACGTTTTCTGTATTTTATCAAGCTCGCTTTGTGCCGCTTTCATTTCGGGCATTGCTTCAACTAAAGCTTGCGTGTCTATGTGTGCAACTTTAGTTTGTGCATTAACAAAACTTGTAGCTCCTACAAAAATAGCTAAAGCTACCATTACTGATTTTAAATGTTTCATTGTATTAAATTTAAGTGTTATGATTTATTGATTTGTAATTTTTTAATTTTCTTCGTCACCAGTATTATTATCCTGATTGCGTTCTTTTATTCTCTCTTCTCTTACTTTTTGAATAGAATCTATTCTTTGTTGCCGTTCTTCTAAAATGCGTTGTCTTCTGGCTTCAATTTCAGCTTTTCTAGCATCGCGGATAGAGTCACGTTGTTTTCTACGCTCTTCCATCATCTTTTCGCGTTCGTTTTTCTTATCTTCAATTTCTTGCTCTCGTTCAGTAACGGCACCTTCTTCTTCTGCACTTAGCTCTTCTTTACGTTCTATTTCTTTCTCCTCACGTTTAGTCTGAGCTTCTTCTCTTTTAGCTGCACGGTTTATACTTCTTAAAACAACATCGCTTATGTCGTTTCGCTCTGCTGCGAAAAGCATGACTACATCTGCAGATTTGTCAAAGATAAAATCGTACTTTTTATTTTCGGCGATTTCTTGTACGATATTAAAAACCTGATCTTGGATGGGTTGTACTAATTGGCGTCTTTGTATCATTAAATCACCATTAGGCCCAAAGCGATCTTGCTGATAATCCAGCATTTCGTCTTCCAATATTTTTATTTCTTCTTCTCGCTCTTCAATAAGTTCGTTTGTTAGCAGAACACGTTCATTGCTTAAATTAAGTTTCATTTGTTCTACCTCTTTACTTTTTTTCTCGATGTCTTTTTTCCATCGTTGTACTTTTCCTTCTAATTGTGTTGAGGCTTCTTTATATTCAGGAACATTCTCAAGAATATATTCCATGTCTATGTACCCAATCCGGGCTCCACGTTGAGCTTGGGCAGCAAACCCAAAACTTAATAAAATAAATGATAAAAAAAGTAGCTTGTTCGTTTTCATAATCTTTGGTTGTTGTTTAAGAAAATATCGTGCCAAAATTAAAATTGTTGTCCAAGAATAAAGTGCGTTTCCCATCCGTTGGGCTGATTACCACCAAGTATAGGGTCAAACCCATACCCAAAATCAATCCCTAATAATCCAAATGCCGGCATAAATATACGTAATCCTACTCCAGCAGATCGCTTAAGCTCAAATGGGTTATAGTCTCTAAAGCCATTAAAAGCATTTCCGCCTTCAGCAAAACCTAATACAAAGATAGAAGCAACTTGCTTTAATGTTACCGGATACCGTAACTCTAACGAAAATTTATTAAATATGGTATTTCCGTCTTGATCAGATAACGATTGGTTGGGGTACCCACGTAATTGTATTACTTCACGGCCATCTAAACTAAATGATCCTAAACCATCACCTCCCACGAAATATCGCTCAAAAGGAGGAATTCCTCTTTCTTGGTTATAAGCTCCTAAGAAACCAAATTCAGTACTGCTTTTCAACACTAATTTATCGATGAGGTTTGTATACCAATCTCCTTTAAACTTTAACTTATAATATTCAAGAAATTTAAAACGCTCTTGGTCAATATCGGCAATTCTGTTTTGAGATGCTCTAAAGCTTGAGCTTGTTGAAGGCACTTCAGATAAATCGGATCTTTCATTGGCTAATGCGCCATAATCAACTCCATTAAAAAGAGAATAAGGAGGTGTTAATTTTGCCGTTATGCTAAATTCTGAACCTTTAATGGGGTAAATAGGGTTTGTGGCGGTATTGTTTCGGCTAAGCCCGATAGTATAAGCCAAGTTGTTAGAATACCCGTCACCAAATGTAAATAATGATGTGTTATAGTTTTGTAAGTTGTAATGCTGAAAGCTGATAGCTTGAGATAACTGGAAAAAGTCATCTGGCCATTTTAATCGCTGTGCAATTCCTATGGACCCACCGGTTATTAAAAAACGGCGATCCTTGTTTACATCCCTACTCCTAAAATCGTACAAAAATTGTAATGTATGGGAAAAAGAAGTGGTTAACTGCACCGGCTTTTTACCTCCTAGCCAAGGCTCAGTTAGAGAAAGGCTGTAGGTTTGGTAAAAGCTACTCGCTTGTGCTCGTAACGAAAGTTTTTGACCATCACCCATAGGTAATGGCTTATATGCTTCTTTATTGAATATGTTACGAAGTGAAAAATTGTTAAACGATAGTCCTAATGTACCCACAAAGCCACCACCTCCGTAACCTCCTTGCAATTCTATTTGGCTGGCTCCTTTTTCAACTACTGAATATTCTAAGTCAACCGTACCGCTGTTAGGATCTACATTTTTGAAGTTTGGCGATAATTGTTCGGCATCAAAATAACCTATTTGCCCTAATTCACGAATGGTACGTACCACGTTTCGTTTACTGTACTTTTGCCCGGGGCGGGTTCTAAGTTCACGGTAAATTACATGGTCATTAGTTTTATCGTTCCCTACTACAGTCACATGATCAAAATAAGCGAGTTTCCCTTCACGAATCCTAATTTCAAAATCGATAGTGTCGTTGCGTACGGCTACTTCAACCGGATTTATTTTTGAGAATAAGTATCCATTATTTTGATATAGGTTGGTGAGGTCTTGTGCCTCAGGATCCTCAACATCAGCGATGCGTTCTTGGAGCAAAACTCCATTGTAGGTTTCGCCTTTTCCGATACCTAATACCTGTCGCAATTGACCATCTGTGTAAACACTATTACCGATAAAACGAATATTTCCGAAGTAATATTTATCACCTTCTTCTACATTTAGCTTTAGCGCTACATTTTTTTCATCCTTAGTGATTAAAGTGTCGCTAATAATTCGGGCATCCCGGTATCCATTTGCTTTGTATTTATCTATAATAGAAACTTTATCTTTTTCAAACCCTTCTTTTGTATATTTTGAACGTTTGAACACTCTTAGAAAGAATTTTTGTTTAGTTTCTTTCATGGCCCTGCGCAGTTTCGCATCTGAGAATTGCTCATTGCCTTCAAAGTCGATATCGGAAACTTTTACACGTTCGCCTTTATCGATTTTAATGGTCATGTTTTTGGCAATTTCCTGCCCAGTAGAGTCAATTTGAGGGGTTTGGGTGATGATTACTTGGGCATTAAGGTACCCATCTTCTTTATATTTGTTCCTTATTTTATTTTTGGTGGTTGTAAGGAGGTTTTTGGTGATTTTAGTGCCAGCATCCAACTTGTTTTCCTTAAGGATATCTTTTTTCTTCCCTTTGCGAATACCTTCTATGGTAACTTCATTTAGCTTGGGGAGTTCAACTATGTAAAGCTCCAAATCTGCTTTGTCTCCGTCAATATTAGTAACGTAGAAAGCAATATCACTAAATAGGTTCTGCTCCCAAAGTTTTTTGGTTACAGCACTTAGCTTTTCGCCAGGAATGTAAATACGATCTCCTACTTTAAGACCTGTAAAGGCTATTACGGTTTGCTCGTTAAAGCTTTGTGCTCCTGTAACTTTAATATCGTTTATGGTGTATTTTTTACCACTGTCCAAGTCTCTTTGCTGCGCAGAGAGGGAAAAAACCGTCACTACTGTAAAAAGAAAAATACAATATAGTTTTTTGTAGGATTTCAATAATAAGCTTTTATTTAAGTTGTTCACTTGTCTTTCCAAATCTTCTTTCTCTGTTTTGATAATTTAATATTGCTTCAAAAAGATGGTTTTTTCTATAATCTGGCCAAAGTGTATCTGTAAAATACAATTCGGCATAGGCTATTTGCCATAATAAAAAGTTACTAATACGTTGTTCACCGCTGGTACGTATTAATAAATCAACATCTGGCAAATTTTGCGTGTAAAGATGATTATTTATAACCGTTTCGTCAATATTTTCCGGCGAAATTAGGTTATTTTTAACTTTATGACTAATCTCTTTGATGGTTTTTATAATTTCTTCCCTAGAACCATAGCTAAGAGCTAGTGTCAAGGTCATTCTGGAGTTTTTCTTGGTTATATCAATCACGTCGTTTAATTCACGTTGTGCCTTTTTAGGAAGAGCTTCCAGATTACCAATGGCATTGAGCTTAATGTTGTTGTCTTGGAGGGTTTTGATTTCTTTTTTTAAAGAAGAAACTAATAGTTTCATCAATAATTCTACTTCCAGTTTGGGTCGGTTCCAGTTTTCAGTAGAGAAAGCATATAAAGTTAAATAGGGTATATTTAATTCTGCACAGGCTTCAACAATTTCGCGAACAGCTTTGGTTCCATTTTCGTGACCTATGGAGCGAAACAAACCTTTTTGTTTGGCCCACCTGCCATTACCGTCCATGATAACAGCCAAGTGTTTGGGTAATTTATCTTTATCTATTTGTTGTTTTGTGCTCATTGGGTTAAAAGTTACAATAACATGGTTTGCGGCCAAAAGTTACAGTAAGTGTAATGCCTGTAAAAACATACCAATCATCACTATTTATATTACCGAATTTCACACTCTGATTATCTTCAAGGTTTTTGACAGGGTTGCTGCCATCTAAATCATCGGTGAAAGTATAACGGGCGCCAATTTCAAAACCCAATACAAATTTATTAGCTAAACTGGTTTTATAACCTACCACCATCGGTATCGCTACAGTTGATGCGCCATCATAACTGGTAATTACATCATCGCTTCTTTTATAAAGAGCATCATACCAAAAATAGGTGAGCCCAGTATATAAATAGGGAGTGCTTGCCGGTTTGCCACTGTACATGCTAAATTCCCAAAAAGTATATTCCATTCCTACTGAAACTTCACTTACAGTATTTGAAAATGACAAGCCTCGTTCTTGTCTCCGGTCTTGGTTGGAGTCTGCATCATCGCCCTTAATGTTGGCGACTAATACAGAGGCTCTAAAAGAGTGCCTAGCGCTTCGATTCCACTTAAAAATACCGCCGAAAGCAAAGCTGTTGGGAGCTATGTAGTTAGTGCGTCCTACATCACCTATATAATTGGCGCCGCCAATCATACCGCCTATTTCATAGGTTTGTGAATGTAGTGAAAATGTGGCTGTTACCACTAAAATTATGGTCGCGATATACCTCATATACCTTAAAAGTTTGCAAATATAATAATAAACTTCGCTTTATTGGATAATTAGCGAATTACTCTTGGACAGTTAACAAAGTTTACGGCTTTTTATTGTTTTAGTTACGTTTGTCTTCACCCCATAACAGTTTTTTTCGAAGGGTTTTAATAAAACTGTCTTCAGCTAATTGTACTAGTTTAATGGTAAAGGAAGCTTTACTAATGTGAATAGTAGTGTTATTTTCTAGCGTAGCGATTCGTGAGTCCAAAGACACTAAATACGATTTTTCTCTTCCTGAAACCTTTAGAGTAAGCTTACTGTCATCTGGCAAAACCAACGGACGTGCATTGAGGTTGTGTGGAGCAATTGGGGTGATGATAATGTTTTTTGCACTTGGTTCAATCACTGGGCCGCCACAACTTAGAGAGTATCCTGTAGAGCCTGTTGGTGTAGCCACTATTAATCCATCAGACCAATACGATGTAAGGTGTTTGCCGTTTACATCGGTTTCCACTTTAATCATGGAAGTTGTGTTTTTACGGTTTACAGCAATTTCGTTTAGGGCAAAATTTAAAGTGGGTTTTATTTCTGTATTTTTTGGAGAGGTAGCAATGGTGAGTAGGCTTCGTTCAGAAATTAAATAATCTCCATCGAGTATTTGAGATAAACTTTGAGTTATTTCTTCTTTTTGAATTGTTGCTAGAAAACCTAATCGCCCTGTATTTATACCTACAATGGGAATATCTAGATCTTTCACAAACGTGACCGATTTTAAAATGGTTCCATCACCCCCAATACTAAAAAAAAGGTCGTATGATTCATCTAACTCTGTAAAGGTTTCAAAGTTGGAGAAGTTCCTCGTAATTTCATTATTCAGGTTAATGATGTCTAAGAAGTTTTCTTCAATAAAAACAGATACATTTTTATTTTTCAGCACATCGAGAATTAACTGAATATAGGTTTCAGAATTTTTATGATAGAATTGACCGTAGATGCCTATTTTCATCAATTTACATATTTAAATATTTGTCTAAATAGTCAGACCGTTCTTGTAGGTCTTTTAAAAATTTGTCTTCTTCATGATTGCTTATCACGGTGTAATTGTACCTTCTAAATGTTTGCACAATCTCGTTCATGCCTGTGTGGCCTATTTTAATGGTAGCTTGCATTTTGTCATTCTCAATTTTTGAAACAAAGGCTCCAAAAATTCGGGTTCCATTGCTTTCTACAATCTGGCAAATTTCACTAAAGGAATAATCATTAATTCCTTTTTCTACTACAATAATAGCTCCAGCTTCGTTTAAAAAAGGTGTATTGTTGAATAGGCTCATAATGTCGCCTAATTCATAATACCCTATATAATTGTTTTCTTCGTTTAAAATAGGCATAATATTACTGTTATGAAGCGCAAAAGCCTCTAATATATCTAGCCAATTAGCGTTTTTTCTAACAAAAAAGCCTTCTAAAGCATATTGATAATCACTTAACTTTTTGTCGTTTTCAAAGCAATGGGCATCGGTTTCGGAAACACAGCCTATGTAGGTGTCTCCTTTTTTTACTGGAATATGGGTATAGGTAAGATTATTAAAGGCCTTTTGTATATCTTTTATGTTTGAAGAAATATCAAAAGGTGAAACATCGTCCAATATGTAATTCAATGTATCCAAAATAGCTATTTTAAGTGCAAATTACTTAAAATATAAATGGAAAAGCCACCCGAACCTTTGTATTTTTGTTAATTATAAACTAAGAAAATGACAAAATTAAGTGTAAATATTAACAAAATTGCGACCCTTAGAAATGCTCGTGGTGGCAATATGCCCAATGTATTGCAAGTAGCAAAAGATGTTCAGGCTTTTGGAGCACAAGGAGTAACTATTCATCCAAGGCCCGATGAGCGTCACATTCGGTATCAAGATGCGTACGATCTTAAACCTATAGTAATCACGGAGTATAATATTGAAGGAAACCCTATCGAAAAGTTTATGGATATGGTGTTGCAAATTAAACCTACTCAAGTAACCTTGGTACCAGATTCGGTAGATGCTATCACCTCAAATGCAGGGTGGGATACGGTAAAACATAAAGATTATTTAGCTGAAATTATTTCAGAATTTAAAAACAACGGCATTCGAACTTCCATTTTTGTAGATCCTACATTAGATATGATTAAAGGAGCTGCAAAGACCGGTACCGATAGAATTGAACTATATACCGAAGCGTTCGCTGAAGCATTTGAAAATGGAAATAAAACAGCGGTAAAACCATATGCTGATTGTGCTGCTCTAGCGCATAAATTAGGACTTGGCGTTAACGCCGGTCACGACCTTTCCTTAGGAAATATTAAATTTTTCAAAGAACAAGTTCCACATTTACAAGAAGTGTCTATTGGGCATGCTTTAATATGTGAAGCTCTTTATCAAGGATTAGAGTCGGTAATTCAAGAATATTTAGAAAAACTGAAATAATGGAAGTATTACATTCGCAAATATTAGGAGAAGGAAGCCCTTTTTTAATTCTTCACGGTTTTTTAGGAATGAGTGATAACTGGAAAACGCTTGGCAACCGTTTTGCTGAAGCTGGTTATCAGGTTCATCTTATCGACCAACGCAATCATGGCAGGAGTTTTCACGATGACGAACATAATTATAAGGTTATGGCTGAAGATGTGAAAAACTACTGTGATCATCATGATCTTAAAGATATCATCTTGTTGGGGCATTCTATGGGTGGTAAAACCGCTATGCAATGTGCAACTGAATACCCTGGACTGGTTTCAAAATTAATTGTGGCAGATATTGCACCTAAGGAATATCCGCAGCATCATCAAGATATTCTAAAAGGATTAGCTTCGTTAGATTTTTCTGAAATAGAGAGCCGTTCACAAGCCAGTGAAAAATTGTCAGAATACGTGAAAGAAAAGGGGGTGCGTCAATTTTTGTTAAAAAATTTATATTGGAAAAATAAGGGAGAGCTAGCATTACGAATGAACCTTACTGTGTTGA comes from the Marixanthomonas ophiurae genome and includes:
- a CDS encoding OmpH family outer membrane protein — translated: MKHLKSVMVALAIFVGATSFVNAQTKVAHIDTQALVEAMPEMKAAQSELDKIQKTYDTEIKAMAKELQTKMTQYDQEAATKTDEENEKRFQEVQGMQSNIQSYRQQAMQDLQKKQEDILKPVLEKARAAIQKVGRAQGFQYVMDSTTGSGILLADGKDLMIDVKKELGI
- a CDS encoding OmpH family outer membrane protein; this encodes MKTNKLLFLSFILLSFGFAAQAQRGARIGYIDMEYILENVPEYKEASTQLEGKVQRWKKDIEKKSKEVEQMKLNLSNERVLLTNELIEEREEEIKILEDEMLDYQQDRFGPNGDLMIQRRQLVQPIQDQVFNIVQEIAENKKYDFIFDKSADVVMLFAAERNDISDVVLRSINRAAKREEAQTKREEKEIERKEELSAEEEGAVTEREQEIEDKKNEREKMMEERRKQRDSIRDARKAEIEARRQRILEERQQRIDSIQKVREERIKERNQDNNTGDEEN
- the bamA gene encoding outer membrane protein assembly factor BamA, with the protein product MKSYKKLYCIFLFTVVTVFSLSAQQRDLDSGKKYTINDIKVTGAQSFNEQTVIAFTGLKVGDRIYIPGEKLSAVTKKLWEQNLFSDIAFYVTNIDGDKADLELYIVELPKLNEVTIEGIRKGKKKDILKENKLDAGTKITKNLLTTTKNKIRNKYKEDGYLNAQVIITQTPQIDSTGQEIAKNMTIKIDKGERVKVSDIDFEGNEQFSDAKLRRAMKETKQKFFLRVFKRSKYTKEGFEKDKVSIIDKYKANGYRDARIISDTLITKDEKNVALKLNVEEGDKYYFGNIRFIGNSVYTDGQLRQVLGIGKGETYNGVLLQERIADVEDPEAQDLTNLYQNNGYLFSKINPVEVAVRNDTIDFEIRIREGKLAYFDHVTVVGNDKTNDHVIYRELRTRPGQKYSKRNVVRTIRELGQIGYFDAEQLSPNFKNVDPNSGTVDLEYSVVEKGASQIELQGGYGGGGFVGTLGLSFNNFSLRNIFNKEAYKPLPMGDGQKLSLRAQASSFYQTYSLSLTEPWLGGKKPVQLTTSFSHTLQFLYDFRSRDVNKDRRFLITGGSIGIAQRLKWPDDFFQLSQAISFQHYNLQNYNTSLFTFGDGYSNNLAYTIGLSRNNTATNPIYPIKGSEFSITAKLTPPYSLFNGVDYGALANERSDLSEVPSTSSSFRASQNRIADIDQERFKFLEYYKLKFKGDWYTNLIDKLVLKSSTEFGFLGAYNQERGIPPFERYFVGGDGLGSFSLDGREVIQLRGYPNQSLSDQDGNTIFNKFSLELRYPVTLKQVASIFVLGFAEGGNAFNGFRDYNPFELKRSAGVGLRIFMPAFGLLGIDFGYGFDPILGGNQPNGWETHFILGQQF
- a CDS encoding isoprenyl transferase, giving the protein MSTKQQIDKDKLPKHLAVIMDGNGRWAKQKGLFRSIGHENGTKAVREIVEACAELNIPYLTLYAFSTENWNRPKLEVELLMKLLVSSLKKEIKTLQDNNIKLNAIGNLEALPKKAQRELNDVIDITKKNSRMTLTLALSYGSREEIIKTIKEISHKVKNNLISPENIDETVINNHLYTQNLPDVDLLIRTSGEQRISNFLLWQIAYAELYFTDTLWPDYRKNHLFEAILNYQNRERRFGKTSEQLK
- the porG gene encoding type IX secretion system protein PorG, which translates into the protein MRYIATIILVVTATFSLHSQTYEIGGMIGGANYIGDVGRTNYIAPNSFAFGGIFKWNRSARHSFRASVLVANIKGDDADSNQDRRQERGLSFSNTVSEVSVGMEYTFWEFSMYSGKPASTPYLYTGLTYFWYDALYKRSDDVITSYDGASTVAIPMVVGYKTSLANKFVLGFEIGARYTFTDDLDGSNPVKNLEDNQSVKFGNINSDDWYVFTGITLTVTFGRKPCYCNF
- a CDS encoding NAD kinase, which codes for MKIGIYGQFYHKNSETYIQLILDVLKNKNVSVFIEENFLDIINLNNEITRNFSNFETFTELDESYDLFFSIGGDGTILKSVTFVKDLDIPIVGINTGRLGFLATIQKEEITQSLSQILDGDYLISERSLLTIATSPKNTEIKPTLNFALNEIAVNRKNTTSMIKVETDVNGKHLTSYWSDGLIVATPTGSTGYSLSCGGPVIEPSAKNIIITPIAPHNLNARPLVLPDDSKLTLKVSGREKSYLVSLDSRIATLENNTTIHISKASFTIKLVQLAEDSFIKTLRKKLLWGEDKRN
- a CDS encoding CBS domain-containing protein, producing MDTLNYILDDVSPFDISSNIKDIQKAFNNLTYTHIPVKKGDTYIGCVSETDAHCFENDKKLSDYQYALEGFFVRKNANWLDILEAFALHNSNIMPILNEENNYIGYYELGDIMSLFNNTPFLNEAGAIIVVEKGINDYSFSEICQIVESNGTRIFGAFVSKIENDKMQATIKIGHTGMNEIVQTFRRYNYTVISNHEEDKFLKDLQERSDYLDKYLNM
- a CDS encoding pyridoxine 5'-phosphate synthase; translation: MTKLSVNINKIATLRNARGGNMPNVLQVAKDVQAFGAQGVTIHPRPDERHIRYQDAYDLKPIVITEYNIEGNPIEKFMDMVLQIKPTQVTLVPDSVDAITSNAGWDTVKHKDYLAEIISEFKNNGIRTSIFVDPTLDMIKGAAKTGTDRIELYTEAFAEAFENGNKTAVKPYADCAALAHKLGLGVNAGHDLSLGNIKFFKEQVPHLQEVSIGHALICEALYQGLESVIQEYLEKLK
- a CDS encoding alpha/beta fold hydrolase, producing MEVLHSQILGEGSPFLILHGFLGMSDNWKTLGNRFAEAGYQVHLIDQRNHGRSFHDDEHNYKVMAEDVKNYCDHHDLKDIILLGHSMGGKTAMQCATEYPGLVSKLIVADIAPKEYPQHHQDILKGLASLDFSEIESRSQASEKLSEYVKEKGVRQFLLKNLYWKNKGELALRMNLTVLTKNIDEVGEPLSKEAVFKGDALFLGGENSGYIQQIDEIIIKKHFPKAKIGTIKNAGHWLHAENPEEFYENVMNFL